The Salvia miltiorrhiza cultivar Shanhuang (shh) chromosome 1, IMPLAD_Smil_shh, whole genome shotgun sequence genome has a window encoding:
- the LOC131005697 gene encoding zinc finger CCCH domain-containing protein 29-like, producing the protein MCGGSKSNLCSRDMDLEISHKSCSELLELAATDDLAGFIHEVEERGIDVNESRFWYGRSFGSKKMGFEERTPIMIASLYGSTQVLNYILQTCKVDVNKACGSDGATALHCAAAGGAWSSVEIAELLLAASCDINAVDANGKKPGELIAPCVRSSSGSKRRRLEMLLNGGAVDTEEDEYCKSAAAAVEKKEYPMDATLPDINNGVYGSDEFRMYNFKVKPCSRAYSHDWTECPFVHPGENARRRDPRKFNYTCVPCPDFKKGSCGKADSCEYAHGVFESWLHPAQYRTRLCKDEIGCARKVCFFAHRPDELRPLYASTGSAMPSPKSFGTDPSPPPSPMWQSLTAPPALQLPSSRLKTTSSSSPASRIGDLKPTNLDDFFGSLDPSIMSHLSLSPSPKINVNGNGNGLSHLRASYPSNAGYGFDTAAAVAAAVMNSRSGAFSKRSQSFGYRHPASSSPNLMPPSKLSGWGSPDGKVDWGFSGDDASKLRKSASFGIRSAAAEEPGRGVHEMMPHWIDQMYVEQEQMVA; encoded by the coding sequence ATGTGCGGAGGTTCAAAGAGTAATCTTTGCTCCCGTGATATGGATTTGGAGATTTCGCATAAAAGCTGCTCAGAGCTGCTTGAATTGGCAGCCACTGATGATTTGGCTGGTTTCATCCATGAAGTCGAGGAGAGGGGAATCGATGTGAACGAAAGCAGGTTTTGGTATGGCAGAAGCTTCGGTTCCAAGAAAATGGGGTTTGAGGAGAGAACTCCAATCATGATTGCTTCTCTCTACGGTAGCACTCAGGTTCTCAACTACATCCTTCAAACTTGCAAGGTCGACGTCAACAAAGCCTGCGGCTCCGACGGCGCCACCGCCCTCCACTGCGCCGCCGCCGGCGGCGCATGGTCCTCCGTCGAAATCGCGGAGCTCCTCCTCGCCGCCTCCTGCGACATCAACGCCGTCGACGCCAACGGGAAAAAGCCCGGCGAGCTGATCGCGCCGTGCGTGAGGTCTTCGAGCGGCTCCAAGAGGCGGCGGCTGGAGATGCTGCTGAACGGCGGCGCTGTTGATACGGAGGAGGATGAGTACTGCaagtcggcggcggcggcggtggagaagAAGGAGTACCCGATGGACGCGACGTTGCCGGACATAAACAACGGCGTTTACGGCAGCGACGAGTTCAGGATGTATAACTTCAAGGTGAAGCCGTGCTCGCGGGCTTACTCCCACGACTGGACCGAGTGCCCCTTCGTCCACCCCGGCGAGAACGCGCGCCGCCGCGATCCGCGGAAGTTCAACTACACCTGCGTCCCCTGCCCCGACTTCAAGAAGGGCAGCTGCGGCAAGGCCGATTCCTGCGAGTACGCTCACGGCGTCTTCGAGTCGTGGCTCCACCCGGCGCAGTACCGCACCCGCCTCTGCAAGGACGAGATCGGCTGCGCCAGGAAGGTCTGCTTCTTCGCGCACAGGCCCGACGAGCTGCGCCCCTTGTACGCCTCCACCGGCTCCGCCATGCCCTCCCCCAAATCCTTCGGCACAGACCCCAGCCCGCCCCCTTCCCCGATGTGGCAGAGCCTCACGGCGCCCCCCGCTCTGCAGCTCCCCTCCAGCCGCCTCAAGACGACGTCGTCGTCGTCGCCCGCTTCCCGAATTGGGGATTTGAAGCCCACCAATCTCGACGACTTCTTCGGATCTCTCGATCCGTCGATCATGTCTCACCTCTCGCTCTCGCCGTCGCCGAAGATTAACGTTAACGGCAACGGTAACGGCTTGAGCCATCTCCGCGCGAGCTACCCCTCGAACGCCGGGTACGGGTTCGACACGGCTGCAGCGGTGGCTGCAGCCGTGATGAACTCGAGGTCGGGCGCGTTCTCGAAGCGGAGCCAGAGCTTCGGGTACCGGCACCCGGCCTCGTCGTCGCCTAACTTGATGCCGCCGTCGAAGCTCTCCGGCTGGGGGTCGCCCGACGGGAAGGTGGACTGGGGGTTCAGCGGCGACGACGCGAGCAAGCTGAGGAAGTCGGCTTCCTTCGGCATTCGCAGCGCCGCGGCGGAGGAGCCGGGGCGCGGCGTGCATGAGATGATGCCGCATTGGATTGATCAGATGTATGTGGAGCAGGAGCAGATGGTGGCTTGA